The sequence GAAACTGGTGTCATAGTGTTGCCTGCTCATCTGATGTCCACATCTTTAAAGAACTGTCAGCAAACTGAAGAGAAGACATACATGATCTGCAGAGCAATAACCTGGTGATCTCACAATGACCTATTTAAAACTCTCCACAAATGCATTCTTGAAAGATGACTGAGAAGCTACTTCCCATATGAGTTTTTTATTCTGGCGAACAAGAAACCAGTAGATCCCACAGTTCACATTGTCTTCACATCAAGCTTTTCTGGAGGAAACAATTCAGCCAAATACAAGCTAGTGGGCAGAGTAACAATGTCAGAGGCATATAGGATAGCAGCAAATAGCAAAACTGAGCATAAAGCTATATCTGTGTTCAGAATGACACAGGAGATTGATCTAGAAGATATATCTTATCTCCTGTTTAGGATCTAttattttccctccctcctaCTCATCtcctgtatttttcttgtttgtactTCTCAAAGTGACTCTTCAGTTTCTCCTGCTAACAAGCAAGCAGCCTCCCCTGTCAAGAAATGGTTTTTACTTCTGCTTGGCCAGCCTCTTTTAGGACACAGGGGAGAGCAGCATTTGCCAGCTGCAAGCATAGCTGTTCTGCCAGAGGGATTCAAAACCATCCCATTTGACCAGCACGTCCTCTGTGATCATCCCCCTTCCCTGGTTCCCCAGAAAGAGAGACAGGTCTCAGCATCTTCTCAGGAGAAATTTGTAGAAACTGATAGGCTTCCTGCTGTGATAAAAACCATGAGGAAACCCCCAGCCCTTACACCACACACACCCTACATCTTACACATCCGACATCCTACATCTTATTTGATAGTTTTTGAGAGTTTAACCATTAGCACCATTTGCATCAGGTCTTTAGTAGTTTTGCCATATATAAAACCATATATAAAATGGGAGACATCAAGCAAAAAGGCATTGTGAATTTGCATGccctcatttcttttcttagcAAGATAAGCAGGGGTTaggaaaatcaaaaaataaataaaaggagagtTCCCTACACTAAATCTATACAGCTCTTTATTACCACAGTTACATGGTATAACTGGCAAAATCAGTTATCCCACATAGAGGGACTAGAAACACACCTTCCACACACCCATCAAGTGCATCCCTCTTCCCTGCTCACTGCAGATGatcctttaattattttttctgagtttgAGATGCGTTTTACAACCCATGAGAAAGAGCAGTTTCTGTTGAATGAGAGCTACTTATTGACATCTGCTTTTAACAATTTTGGGTAAGATGAAGGGGCTTTAACTCAGCAATCAGGCTCTCACTGGGAACTTTGTATTTCCCTACGCACCATAAGacacttttaatttcttttctacatTTAAAGGAACTTTTCTGGTAAGCACTAAGGAGAGAAACACTTGTGATACGATCTGTAAGGAAGTACACAGCTTCCGTTGACAGACACAGCTACCTTGTGACATCTGCtttttgcagctgctgggtATCGCAGTGTAGGCAGCATCTCACTGACGGAGTTACCTGGCCACAAGCAAGTGATTCCACTCCACTAGAACCAAGACTCTTCCTCACATcatttgagaagaaaaggagagaaaaggtaacatttataaaatttagTTTTAGAAAGAGTTGTCTATGTTATATGCTCATCACGTATGTGACTgtaatgctttttcatttatcttttgctGCCACTCAGGTCATTTTTACagcaattttcagaaattctgaATCAACAGGATTAATAATCAGGATTGAGTGTCTGTGCGTTATTTgagtatttgttttcagttttaaatgctCAAGTAGAATAGCCATGTGGAATGTAGATTAGAGATTAGATGCAGGTGCGACTAGGTGCTAGTGTTGCAGAGCTGTCATCTCTAGGACATTGGTGTTGAACAGTTCTGTCCGTGTGACTCGTAATTCAGATTAAATTCCTCTTTGTGTATAACAGAACAGAACTGTAGACAGGGAAGTTGTGACTGAGATTACACACAGTAGGGTTCAGGTTAACGATAGTCAATACTTGCTGCATTGTAGTAGCACTATAGTCTGAAGATAAATAGAGCAATGATACTCACTTTTCCTCTACTTCccattcataaaaataaagacaaagggGAAAGACATAACAGAAGCTTGCAAAAATTCTAGTAAATTAGGCTTAGAAACGACACTTGCTGTGATGTGAAAAACATATAATACATCAACAGTGTATTTGTATTGCATCCATTATGTGATCTGGTCAACCTCAAAGTAACATCACTTAAAACTCTTTATCTATTAGAAAAGAACATACATATAATGACAAATTCATGTTATTCACTTTACCACTGAAGACAGCACTTACTGAAAATTGATGTCACCTTTCACTGTCTTCTTTCAGTGATGTTTGCCTGAGTGAAAAGATGGGTAAAATCCTGAACTCCTATGAACAGTGGCTTCACTTTTTACTTCACACCACACAGGATTATCCCTCTCTGATTTGAGATATATAGTCTGTTATCTTTCATCCCtatttgctttcctctctgcagtTTGAATAGTGTTCAGTCTGACACATCTGATTTGCACCATGTTGGAAGGACTGAGCACATGCATGCCAAGGACAGTACTTTACAAGTGTGCATATAAGCACCCCATATTATTTGAATATTGTTTGATACTCTGTAATGAGAAGTGCATTGGAACTGCAAGTCAGTCTTTGTGTGTTGCAGTCTTTCCAACATGATTCAGGCTTGTGGAGTAACCACATGGTCATCATGAAGAGAAAGTCActgacatttttatattctttcattctcaggaatctgggaaaaaaatatgagttCTTCAAGTACAGAGTCCTTTGAAGTTGACACCTCAACCTTATATGACTATTACGATAATTATAATGATGCCCCAAAACCATGCAGTAAGGAAAGTGTCAAGAGGTTTGCAGCCTCCTTCCTACCTGTTCTATATACCCTAGTATTCCTGGTTGGGCTAATGGGAAACATTCTGGTCATAGTGGTCCTCTTCAAATACAAGAGACTGAAGAGCATGACTGATGTGTACCTGCTAAATCTCGCCGTCTCAgatttgctctttgttttttccctgccGTTCTGGTCTTATTTTGCGATAGACCAATGGGTTTTTGGAACTCCCTGGTGTAAAATCATTTCATGGATCTATCTGGTTGGGTTTTACAGTgggatattttttattatgcttATGAGCATAGACAGATACCTGGCAATTGTTCGTGCAGTATTTTCCTTGAAAGCAAGAACTACTTTCCATGGCCTGATTACCAGTGTTATTGTGTGGCTGGTGGCTCTTTCAGCCTCAGTTCCAGAACTTGTATTTAGAGAATCTTTCCATGAGCAAAATTATACTACCTGCAAGCACAGATATCCAGGAAATTTTACAACATGGAAACTCTTTTCCACTTTGGAAATCAATGTTTTAGGGCTTCTAATCCCTTTCATAGTTATGGCATTTTGCTACTCCATGATCATCAAAACATTAGTCCACtgtagaaatgagaaaaagaataaggCTGTGAGGATGATCTTTGCTGTCATGATcgtatttttcttcttctggactCCTTACAATATTGTAATTTTCTTACAATTCCTGGAACTTATTGGAGTCATTAGAGACTGTCAAGCAAGCAGGAATCTAGACTATGCATTCCAGATAACGGAAATCTTCGGCCTTTTTCACTGTTGCCTCAACCCAGTCATCTATTTCCTCATGGGAGAAAAATTTAAGAAGTACCTGAAGATGCTCTTTAAGAACTGGTGGTTGCCTGGAGATATTTGCAAGTGGTGTGGACTTCACATCAGTTACCACACCGAGTCTACCAGTTCATTCCACACACAATCTACTGGGGATCAAGATGCGCTTTAATGCATTTCAGACCAACTGTTGAACTCACCAGAAAGTAAACTGACAAAAACAGGAACTTTGAAAAGCTAAGCAAATGCACAAGCATTTAATAAGCTAGTGCCTGATAATAAACTTACTTGAGCTTTGATTTCTGCCTCTTAGATTTTCTGAATATTATGACAGAAGCTGTCCTAGATATGAAACCTAGGAGATGGACATGCAAGTTTTACCTGATGCGATTATAAATCACTGCTCAGATTTCACAGCAGCCTCGGCTCAGTGCAAGTACTGTGCTCTGCTTCTTGCTTTTCACCAGCATCAAGACAGAGGTTGGCCTGCATGGAGGGGTGAAGGAGAGAATTCCTCATCATCAGGAAGCGCACTTGGAAAATATCTTTGAAGGATAAGGACAGTTATTACCATATTTTTTACTCTACCACTGATCTGTGTAGGACTTGTTTGGTCAGACTCTTAGTGGCCACTGTTATACATTTCATCCCAGGGAGAGGATACACCttctgccatttaaaaaaaaaaaaaaaggacacaaaatGCACTATTTCTGTGCACAAAGAAAGGAAGCCAATGCATTACACTGTGCTATAAATATAGCTATGTTTTCTCTCAGGTATCCGAGTTCTATATATACCTACATTTAGCTGTATATATATAGGTATTTTGAATTACTTTATCACCATACTTCAGGATGgcaattcttattttttttattaacattaaaaatgttcagatttttttttgaataaaagtgtgttttttttaatttgtttttcagcatgtgTGAGTATATTTGAAATATCTTGATTATAAGTATCTTTTTAAGTGAATGTTCTTCATTCCAAAAATACCTACCTCCAAGACACAATTTTCATTCACTGTGTATGTAtctggcaaaacaaaataaagagagGCAGTGTAGGAAAAGTCTGCCATAATTTATGGTCTGTCAGGTTTCCCATAAAAACATctgccataaaaaaaataaattatgtgaGGATATAATTTAACCACACAGAGAACTGTAGCATTTGGTAACAGAGCAGAAGGCAAAGAGTGCGATACACCAGTAGCCGCTCACAGATGTACATGATACTAATCAGATTGGTAACAGGAAGGAAACTCACACAGCATTTAGATTTTGgcacaaaattttatttatttaattttttttcaaaagcaaaaatcagtATTGTGGTAGTAGAAAAAGTAAGAGTTGAAAAACCtacactggaaaatatttctgatgcaTCTTCTTTGCTAAGCAACAACTATTCAAAGACTTGTGTCTTGGTAAGGCCATCAATAACAACACACCCACCCAGCATTCAGATATGGCTACAAATAGCagacaaaacattaaaatacatgagCAAAGAGCTGtagaagaaatgtaaaaatattatagTGCCTCTGTCCTGATCACCCTAAATTAGAAACATAAATGCAAGTTTACCTTCATGGGAACTCTCTCAGGATACAATagacagactgaaaataaaaaccagcacTCTTAAATACTCCTGCACGCACATATCTTTCATAATTCATTTTGGGAATGAGATACCATCAGCAGCTCACTGATGCTGACAGCTCCAAGCAAGGACTCTCATTAATGCATATAATGCTGTGGAAGGCATtacaatactaaaaaaaaaaagtatattccttgccacaaaaaaaaattttaattcTTACTATTCAACACTTTACAAGTCACTGAGTAAATCACATATGAAAACTGCCTCAAGGGGTGGGTTAACCCCTCTATTACCTATTTTGGAAAGGAAGAGCAAGACAAATTGCAAGTATCAGGTGCTGGAAAGTCTCATAGATGTCACTGAACCCCACAACACATCACTTCCAAGCCAGCATGGCATATCAACCTCACAAACATGACACTGCTGGCAcgggtgtggtggttttaccatgctgggcagctaaaccccacaaccgctctcacCATGATTTGCTGAGCCAGTCATGAACCAAGTGCCTAGACTAAATTGGGAGCAAGAGAGTatatcatgttttcttttgttgttgttgttgatgttgttgtttttgttttcgtttttttttttcttggtcctATTCTGTGACCCTTCTGGTCAATAAGATCAAAGAGACCTTCCAGGTTTATCTTGCAGATAAACCTGGAACTGGCAAGAGACTTGGCTTTCCAGACTAGGTGAATGGCTGCCTGTGCTGGTCCAACAAAAATGATGGTCAGGAAGCAAAAAGCAACCCATAGTAGGCTCTCGGAAAGCACAAGATAAGAAGGGTCTGGAGCTAAGACTGGCACTGAGGAATGGCAACCAGATGGCCAGCAGCTCGTAGGCTGGTCTGGCTCTGGGCACATACTCTGTGGTGGGGGAGGACGCTGTGTCCATTCATGTGTGGAATTAACAGGCCGCACCCAGCAGATGCACAGCATCACTTTAAATTGTGCTAGCGTAAAGCCCTTTTTCCGCATGAAACTCAAAAGCTACTCACTGCTGGGCTTTGTGCCCCACGCCCCATACACATGTGCTTGCTGCAGAGAGTGCCTAGTGCACGCAGAGCTTCTTCCTGGTGAACATTGCTCTCTCATTTCTCTGCCCATCGAACTTCTTCCAGTCCTCCCAGTAATACTCACAGCTATTTCACAGTTGTGTGAGAATAACCAAGCTGAAAGTTTTGCTTTGGGCAGTTTTCCTGAATCAGGTGCAAGGGGGACCTCACCATTAAGTGGTGGGCACAGGAATCCATAGGCTGGGACTGAGGCTCACCAAAACTGGGTAGTTGTCTCCTCTCCATCACCTGCAACAAACCTTCCTCCCTGCCAGGCACCAACCTGCTGTGGATAATGGCGCTCCTCTTTTGAAAGAGGGCGTTGAAATCTGCCAGTGAGAAAGGATGAGATAATAGTATGAATACAGACAATAATAAAACAGggattttcaaaatgtcatttgaCCTAAGGTGTCATATTAGCTGAACAAGAGTTTCCAAGTGATGAAAGATAGTACATACAGACCTATTGAaccatgaaagaaaatggatagATATTTGAGTGAAGCAAAGCTGACTCATTCCTAAACCCACATCTTTACATCAGGGTTCCTCAGAAGGCTACTCAGAGCAACTGAATAGAGGACGTAAAGCTGCCACAAAAGTGCAGATGagataaaaaaaagtcagcttcaTGACatcaaatataaataacaatgaaaaggttaaaaaaaaatcttggtagGTTTGTTTTCATACAACACATAGGTCAGTGCAGTCATTCCCTGAACTTACAACTGAATTACACTTACTAGCTTTTTCTCCTGAGCATGCTTTCATCCCTTTTGATTGTGCAGAACAGGCATCATGGAAGGCTGCTCCTCTCGGTCTGAGAGTCATCCCTGGGAAGAAACTGAGAGATCACTACTCTCCTTCCTACGCTACTGCTGCTTGCCTCTGTTCTAGCAACAGTTCTGGACACCTGCTCTGAAGGACAGTGCAATTCAACAGGCACTACAATGCTCCCCTGCTACCAGGATGCTTCCAGTGATCTAGACTCACACATTTTCCTCCAGGAGCTCATAACGGTTTCCTGTTTTTATCTGGAATTTCTCTCTTAACGTGGCCTGAGACCAGCCTTATCAAGTCCCAGACcttatgcaaatatttcaatttGACTTGATTTACAGTTAGAAATCAAGAGCCATTCAGTAACGTCAGTCAAAATGACCACTGAAATGTTTAAGGGCAATGCCTACAAAGAGCTCAACAGGAAAGTTGACTCCACTACTCCAGCcatgaaataagtttttaagTGGAAGACTGGAAATGAATAGTCAATGTGATTGCAATGAGATTCCTTGCATTCATATATCTGATAAAAGCATCCAAAGGTGGTGTAGTACTGATCACATCTGCAGTAATCTTACTGTAACACAGCAATGATATATGCCAGTGTCACTGGCAATCATAGAGAATCACTCTGGATAGAGCAAGCACTATTAAGTGGGTACACACCAAGTTAGATGCTTCcaggaagattttcttcttcacagcCGTTCAGAGGCAACAtccatcagaaaaataaagtaaacaaaatCCAGTCTTACAGGACAGTAATCAAGTCAAAGACAACTGTTGCAAAAACGAGGTTCAAAAGTGGAAAAGCCTTTTATCTGTTTCAGACTGGCAAAATCCAGCTCCTTTCCCAACTCCTTGACAGAGCACAGGCACAACTGCCAAATGTTGCTATACTCTTTCCCTTAGAGGAACATAACCCTCCACAGATCCTTCATACGCTCAGCTCAAAAGAATGCTGCTCACAAGCCATGCTCACTGTCCCAAATCAAAGGTTTTCTCTTCATTAGTTTCTGGTCCTCCTTTGAATTCTCAGAAATAGTAGCATGTGATATCTCCACTGAAAACCGTAATTCCTTCTCTTATACAACATCGgtccactaaaaaaaaaaaaaaaaaaaagctgccatCTTATAGCTAAGGGAACTATGGCACAGAGCAAGAGCTCAGCCCTATGAACCCGATGCACATTTTTGACATAATCACAGGGCACACCCAGCTCTCCTTGGTGAGGATTTGCATTTCAGTTCAGTGAAGAAGACTCCAGATCAGAGCTGCCCACACTGTGCCCTTTCTGGTAGCCAAATCTGAGAGGCCCCAGTCAGGAAAGTTCAAGTCTGCTTCCAGGTTGTGTGAGGAGGCCTGTGGGTTAGTATGAAGGGTATCTGGAGGTAAATGGATGAAGATGACGAAGTAATGCTATCTTCCAATACATTATGTTCTTCAGTGGTGTAGAGGCTGTTGTCTGTCTTAAAACACCAGAGAGCAAGGATACTGTTTGAagatgactgaaagaaaaaaaaatacacagtctGTGTAAACACAGACCAAGTACATAGTTGATCAATGTATCATACACCTTTAGTTTTtgtgttggtgtttttgtttccagTCATCTTGGAATGGCTGAAGTTTCTCcatgttttaatgtttctaaGTAACAGCATGTATTCAGTATGTGCAGCTGCTGAGCTAAATGCTGCAAGCTTTTTATTCTGGgtgctgcaaaataaaaactactaGGGCACTAAGGATTTTTGGAAATTCCAGGAAGGTCTTTGTTTccatgcttttgcttttaacaaCTACAGCAAATAATCAAGAATCTGATATGTTTCCACAGATTCAAAACCCTCATAAAAGTCAGTCTCAGTGCTACTAGTATCCTGTAAGACAACAAAGACTGAATGAAGCCCTGCATTACTAGATCCACTCTTTTGCTCAAAAGAGGTCAGGGGAATTTGATCAGCATTTTACAAGAACCTCTGAACAGACAAGTTCAGGATGAGATTTATATACGTGGGATATCTCATTGGAAAGGCAGCTGCACCTCCCTGtaagaaaaaagcatatttgtCTCTTTTGCACTAACTTTGCACTTTGTTAAATATCCCCAGAGAAGTATTATGGTTTGGGGCAGGTAAGAGAGGAGAAGGTTCCTCCCTGACTCTTACCCAGTCTCCATCAAGCACAAATAGGAAGAGCTTTACTAGCTAGTAGTAGCACAAAACCATCttaatcaaagcaaacaaagaccACAACAGATCTCAATACTTGCTCATAACTGGTAAACTGAAATTTGACCACAAGTAAGACCATGACCGCAGACAGAATGACTTGCCTTTTCCGCTACTAAAGTATGTGGGAAAGGTGTAAAGAGCTTGCAgacaagaaagagagaggatgGCTTTCCTTGTTTATGCACTTCAGCTCCTTGTTGCTCATTCGCAAGGAccaggaatgaaaagaaaacaaggctgGTTGACTGCAAGGAACAACGTTGCCTGCAGGTCCTGAAGACAAGCCCTGCTGGGAGTTTGCAGAGCACAGGTCTGCCCTAACTTTCAAAATTCCTGTTGGCATTTCTAGAAGAGTAAAACTCATCACATGAAGTGTTAGACAAAAGACTTGCCCTGCTACAGAGAAGGGGCTGAAgagtttacaaaacaaaagaaaagaagaagttTAGATGTAGGCTGTTTGCTCCTCAGCTCTGCTTCACTGACCTACCCATACACATTTCAGGTCAGTACTCACTTCTTTTCATCAGAAATACTAGGGAATTGCCAACCTCCCCCCTGGGGAAGTTTGCTCCCACTCTTGCTTCTCACATGAACACGTGTGCCACAGCCCACCTCTCCCGCAGTCACACAGAGTTAAAAGTAAATCCATTCACTTCCTTGCCAACTAAAGCTCAAGTTCTCCGCACAGAGTGATCACACAAGTAGGATATCTGGGTTGTGACTACACTAGcagaacattttgcatttgaaaaggCAAGTTCACGAAAATCTGATCAATGGAGAATATGGATTTGTGATGGCATTGGTAAAAGAGCAACACCTAAACCAATGCTATTGCTtagattttctttcagcttcagaGTCAGACTATTTTAGAACAAGTGCAGCCtatttttatcatatttgaATTTaagaatttcattatttctactCCAAATTCTTATAAAAATTTCCTTCTGATGGAGATAATTTCAACATTCCTCATGAAAATCATGTAAAAAACTACAGACCCTTACTGACTATCAAAATAGAAATatgtgaataaaattaaattgatcAAACCtcaaatcagcatttttaaaaatcaattgttaaatttcagttatttaacAATTTTGAGTCAGGGCCCAAGAAAGCAAGCTCAGCATTAGATATCCAAACTTCTGCAGAATTTTTCTTcaggtgtttgttgttgttgttgttttgtttgtttgtttgttgtttgttttttttcttgtaatacCAGGAATTGGTATGTACAGATTGAGGGCAACTACTAATTGggttagaaggaaaaaaataaatcacctttTCTGTAAGGTAATTCATAATAAAATGCTGATTCATATATAACAGCACTGAAGATGTtctcacaataaaaaaaaaaaaaaaaatcataatataCGGAATGACTAAACGTGTCTTGGATTTTCAGGACACATGACCGTATCTATGCCCAACACATTAACTGTCATGCCAATAGAAAACATTGGTTATATATGGGCTCTCAGGTtcctagagggaaaaaaagtaaaaagagttCTCAAAATGTCAAGTATTTGTACATAATTATTTGTAGAAAAGCTGATAGTCCCTAATAATGGAATAAATAGGTAGCCTGTATCAATGTCTATTTTAACAAAGTCTCTGAGCAAAATCTGTCATGTTTTCTAGACCTGCAACCGTAAGATCCCACAAAGTCACTgctttagcaaaaataaaacaattttttttaaatggtctATGAGAACCTTTACAGCAGAAGCCATATCTCCCTAGTTGGTGCATGGGACAAGCTAGGTGTGTTTACTCCAAcacaagcagctgctgaggCTCTAGGAGGAGACCTGGCACAGACCCATCAGCTGGTCGTGTTGGACAGACACTGGTtgtgcttaggaaaaaaagaaaaacaacaacgcATTACCTGCTGCTTACTAGACAGTGTTTCCACTCCTGTGTCATAACAAGGTACAGACTTAAACCTGGTATAAGTTGCCTAACCAGATCTGTTACTATCCGTCACAGAGCCAGTATGCCCAAAATAGCACCCTTAACCTATACTtcggaaaggaaaggaaaggaaaggaaaggaaaggaaaggaaaggaaaggaaaggaaaggaaaggaaaggaaaggaaaggaaaggaaaggaaaggaaaggaaaggaaaggaaaggaaaggaaaggaaaggaaaggaaaggaaaggaaaggaaaggaaaggaaaggaaaggaaaggaaaggaaaggaaaggaaaggaaaggaaaggaaaggaaaggaaaggaaaggaaaggaaaggaaaggaaaggaaaggaaaggaaaggaaaggaaaggaaaggaaaggaaaggaagaagagaagagaagagaagagaagagaagagaagagaagagaagagaagagaagagaagagaagagaagagaagagaagagaagagaagagaagagaagagaagagaagagaagagaagagaagagaagagaagagaagagaagagaagagaagagaagagaagagaagagaagagagaaaaacaaacacaaaccatCGCCAACAACAAAGCAagtttttaagtttgttttcagCCTTGTCGGAGTTCTCAGTCAACTCAGCTATTACATctgtaatatataaatatatatatattatatatataaaataaagactGTACCCTCCTTTGTAAAACAAAGGTATTTTGCAGATTAAGAGTACTACCATGAAACTAAGTATTTGTTATTGtagagaagaaaatctgtgttCATTATTAGATGTCTTGCCTTAAGAATTTCGTCTTTTTCCACTCTTCcacagaagatgaaaacaacTTCATAAGGGATGATTCTAAAACAAGCCTTTGTTTTTgaacaatttcttccttacatttcTCAGTCAATAGCCAATTGCTGCTTGAATCATGAAGGTCTGCATACAAAAACCTTACCCCTCTTAGATGTGCCTGCCTGATTTACTTCACATTTTGACATTTGTAGTCAGTAGGGGGTTTCAGCAATTTGCATGAACACACTAAAACAggtagcaggaaaaaaataagcacttcATAAGAATAGGAACGTTCTTTCCAAGTCAAACGATCATCAAATTTTCACATCAAAAGACATACACGCCAACAATGAGTAAGcccaaaaatcaaataaatgaaagagcACAGACCaaggtgacaaaaaaaatagatgatgCTCTTAAATAATCCTGATTGCTATACACCAGCATGCACAGTGTAAATTTTAGAGTTTGGGGGATTTCTTGCAAACCAAGTCATGGCGACTGAGCAGCTTGCTGCTGAATCAGCAGTCAAAACTGAGTCTCTTCCACTGAAATGCCAGCTCAActtagtaagaaaaaaagaccGCACCTTAAAGTTTCAGGTActgaaacttaaaaagaaattactggCTATGCTCACCTTCAAAAGAGGGTACAAGGCTAGATGGACAATAGTCAAAACCAGTACCACTACACCTATATGAAAAAAAGCACGTTGctattaaatgagaaaaagaaaacaaaaaaagagctgaGCTCTGTGTATTTTAGGATTAACTTAAGACTGAAGGCCTCAGCCTTGGAGACAAAATTGAGCA comes from Aythya fuligula isolate bAytFul2 chromosome 2, bAytFul2.pri, whole genome shotgun sequence and encodes:
- the CCR4 gene encoding C-C chemokine receptor type 4; the protein is MSSSSTESFEVDTSTLYDYYDNYNDAPKPCSKESVKRFAASFLPVLYTLVFLVGLMGNILVIVVLFKYKRLKSMTDVYLLNLAVSDLLFVFSLPFWSYFAIDQWVFGTPWCKIISWIYLVGFYSGIFFIMLMSIDRYLAIVRAVFSLKARTTFHGLITSVIVWLVALSASVPELVFRESFHEQNYTTCKHRYPGNFTTWKLFSTLEINVLGLLIPFIVMAFCYSMIIKTLVHCRNEKKNKAVRMIFAVMIVFFFFWTPYNIVIFLQFLELIGVIRDCQASRNLDYAFQITEIFGLFHCCLNPVIYFLMGEKFKKYLKMLFKNWWLPGDICKWCGLHISYHTESTSSFHTQSTGDQDAL